The following is a genomic window from Paenibacillus thiaminolyticus.
AAAAAAATGATGGAGTTTACGATACCGGGCAGCAGAAACGGCAGCAATAGCAGCAACGGCAGCAACGGCAACAACGGCAACAACGGCAACAACGGCAACAACGGCAACAACGGCAACAACGGCAACAACGGCAACAACGGCAACAACAGCAGCAATAGCAACAACGGCAACAACGGCAGTAACGGCAGCAACAGCAGCAACAGCAGCTTGTCGGCCCTGATGAGCTACCCCTTCAATACGCCGCTTCCCGATGTATATCTGGTCGTGGATGTGAATAGGGACAAACTGAAAGACCTGATTCATATCCGCGAGAATTGGGTTGCCGGTACTGCGATCCTGGGGAGCGGGGGAGATATCCTTAGCCAGAACGGGCTTGTTACGGACGGGATCCGCCACCTTCCGATGCCGTCGACGGCCGGAACATCCCATTTTCTGATTGCGGAGGACAAGGCCATTTCCTTGGTGAAATCCCGGTTCGACGATTCTTCCTATTACTTGAGTCTCGTGGATCTGCCTACTCTGATGAAGCCTGCTCATATGACGCGCCTCATTAGCTGGATCTTCCTTGCTTTTTTTGCTGTTGTGGGAAGCTTCGTCTCGTACTATTTCAGCCGGCGGATTTACCAGCCTATCGCGGAGATTAAGGAAGGTCTGAAATCCCACCGGGCGACTGAATCGCTGCAGTTAGGCGAGGGGAACGATTATGATGTGATCAAGCGCTATTCCCGGCTCATCATCTCGGAAAATAAAGAGCTGTCCCAAAGGGTGAGCGGGATGCTCCCGATTGTGCAGGAGTATTTTGTCACGAAAATTGTGCAAGGCGAGTATAGAGACGCTCTGTCCATCGAGACGTATGCCACAGAAATTGATTTCCCCTATGCGAAAAAAGCGGCGCGGACCGTGCTCGTCATTGCCTTGCATTTCGATCCGGGGGTATATGGACCGCTGTCGGAGACATCCAAATCATTTCTGATGGCGGAACTGAAGGAGCGCATGATGCAGCTCGTGCCTTCAACGACGTGGATCTGTCAGATGAAGCCCGATCTGTTGGCCTGCGTCATTCACAAGGATCCGCTCCTGAACCTGAGCCCGGAGGAGGATGCGAACATTATTAAGGTGGCTCTCCAGTTGTATGCCAGCTATTTCAAAGCCACGATCGGCATCGGGAGCACGGTGCACGGGATGGAGGAGCTGCATCTGTCTTATGAGCATGCGGTCTCGATGCTGCAGCGCCGGGGGCTGTATGCCGATGTGGAAATATGCAGCGGACAAAGCTCGTGGGATGCGCCCCCGTTCGATACGTTTTTGAGTGTACAGGAAGTGAACCGGATTCTGAACCAGTACAAAACACGGGAATATGACAGGCTGCTGCAATCGGCCTATGAGTTGGTGGAGGAAGGCGTCTGCCAACACGCTACGGCCAGTCAGATCAAATTTTTGTGCACGGATATTTTGAATACATGGGTGCGTGCCGTAGAGACGGAGCGCAAAGATTTCAATGTGCCTTTTTATGCGGGATGGTTCGAGAGAGTGAATGCCTGCATGACGGTGGAAGAGGTCAAGCGCTGCTTCCGGGAGTTCCACGGACTGCTGTTCGAGTCGGCCCGGCCGGATGAACGATCCCGCAAGTTGAACGATATTTTGGCCTACATTCATGACCATTATGATGAAGAATTATCGATCGAGCAGTTCGCTACGACGATGAACATGTCGGCCGGCCATTTTAGCCGCATTTTTAAGGAGGAAGTCGGGGAGAAGTATGTGGAGTATATTGCGAAACATCGGTTAGCCAAAGCGAAAGAGCTGCTCCTGCAAACGGATCTGAAAATTGACGACATCGCCGCCAAAGTCGGCTACTGGGGCCGGAACTCGTTCATCCGCGTGTTCCGTAAATATGAAGGCATTACCCCGGCAAAGTACCGGGCGCTCCATCAGTAACACGCAAGCGGGACTCCTTTTTTTCCGGAGTCTCTTTTTTTGCGCAAAAGAACGTGGAAAGCCCAACTGGCGCGGCATCCGGGAAAATGAACCCCGATACAAATACGGGCGCTTTACGGCGGCGGGTCCGGTTCCTTATAGTTAGGCCATCGCTTTTTTGCAAGCGCTTACTTAAAAGGAGGGAGGCCATGACGAAGAAAGCCCGATTCTGGCATCTCGTCAAGAAGCATAAAGTGCTCTACCTGCTGATGCTTCCGGGGATTTTATACTACATTATCTTCAAGTATGTGCCCATGTACGGCATCATTATCGCTTTTCAGGATTTCTCTATCGGCAAGGGGATTATCGGCAGCAAGTTCGTGGGGCTGAAGCATTTCATTGAATTTTTCTACGTCACGCCGGACTCCTGGAAGCTGATTCGGAACACGATCATGCTGAATGTGTACGATCTGCTGTTTCATTTTCCGTCTCCGATTATTTTGGCCATTTTGTTCCATGAGCTGCGCAACAAATGGTTCAAAGGGTTTGTCCAAAGTGTCAGCTATATGCCTCACTTTCTCTCTACCGTCGTTATCGCGGGTATTCTCGTTACCTTTTTGTCGCCGACGACCGGGGTGGTCAATCACCTGCTCGTGAAGGTGTTCGGGATGGAGCCAATTATGTTCCTCGGTCTGCCCGAATGGTTCCGGACGATCTATGTCGGCTCCGAGATCTGGCAGAAGATAGGCTGGGGCACGATTCTGTATCTGGCTGCGATCGCCGGCATTGATCCTACGCTTTATGAAGCGGCCAAAATGGACGGAGCGAACCGGTTCCAGCAAATCCGGCATATTACGCTGGTCGGCATGCTGCCGGTCATGATCATTTTGTTCGTGCTGACGCTCGGCCATTTTATGGAGACGGGATTCCAGAAGATTCTGCTGCTGTACAACTCCATGAACTATGAGACATCGGATGTCATTAATACCTTTGTCTACCGTCGGGGAATTCTTGATGCCGATTTCAGCTTCGCGACGGCCGTCGGGCTGTTCCAGTCCGTGATTGGGCTCATTCTGGTCGTGACGGCGAACCGGATCGTCCGCAAATATTCCGAGACGAGTCTGTGGTAGGAGGGGGGGATTTCGTGAAAATCAGAGCCAGTCTAGGTTCCCGGATCTTCGACGCCATCAACATCATGCTGATGATTCTGCTGGTCATGATGATGATGTATCCGATGGTCTATGTGTTCTCGGCTTCGATCTCCGACAACGCGCTGGTGGCCAGCGGAGAGGTGCTCCTGTTCCCGAAGCAGGTGACGCTGGTGGCGTATGAGCGGCTGATCACCAATCCTGATCTGTGGATCAGCTATTGGAACACGATCCGCTACACCGTGCTGCATGTGGCGCTTACGCTTATCGTGACGGCGGCCATGGCCTTTCCGCTATCGAAAAAATGGCTGCCGGGCCGGCGGACGATTCTGCTGTTGGCCGCCTTCACGCTCCTGTTCAGCGGGGGGATGATTCCGACGTTCCTGGTCGTGCAAAAGCTGGGCATGCTCGATACGATCTGGGCGATCGTGCTTCCGTCTCTCATCTCGACGTGGTACTTGTTCATCATGCGGACGTTCTTCGAGGCGCTGCCCGAAGAGCTGGAGGACGCCGCCACGATTGACGGCTGCAATTCCCTGCAGGTGCTGCTGCGGATCGTGCTGCCGCTGTCGATGCCGGTCATGGTCACCATCGGCTTGTTCACCGCCGTGAACCAGTGGAACGCGTTCTTCGACGCGCTGATCTATCTGAATGACAGGAGCATGTACCCGCTGCAGATTATGCTCCGGAATATTCTCATTGCCGGAACGACCGTGCAAGGGGAAGGGGATATGAATCATCTGGAGACGCTCAAGTACGCGATGATCATCATCGCTACGTTGCCGATTCTGTGCGTATATCCGTTTATCCAGAAATATTTTGTGCAGGGCAGCATGATTGGCGGCATTAAGGGTTGATTGTGCAGGACAGCATGATTGGCGGCATTAAGGGCTGGACAGATCTGGCCGTTCCGAAGGTAATGAGAAATCTGAAGCGATGAAGATGAAGGAGGTTCAGACATGAAGAAAAGATCGTTCGCAATGATGTTAGCCGCCGCTCTGCTTGTTATCGTGGCTGCGGCAGGATGCTCTACCAAGGACAAAGGAGCTTCGCCGGGCGAATCCGGGGGCTCGGATGGCAAGAGCCCGATCCAATTTTCCTGGCTGGCGTATGACCGGGTGGAGGGGAAGGTGCGGCAGGATTGGGAGATTTTCAAGGAGATCGAGGCAAAGACCGGCGTCAGTGTCGATTTTCAAATCGTCAGCCAGGAAGGGCTCATCGAGAAAAGACAGATTATGATTGCGACCAACTCGGTCACCGATTTCATTCAGGTTACGACCCAGGAGGGCCGGGATCATGGACCTGACAACATATTTCTGAATTTGAAGGACTATTTGGATCAAGCTCCGAATTTGAAAGCTTTTTATGAAAAATATCCGGAAGCCGCAGCCGTCGCCACCGGCGCGGACGGGGGCATCTATACGGTGCCCGTCATTGAAGGGGATGCCGAAGGAAAAGGGTTCAACTTCATCTGGTATGCCCGCAAAGACGTGATGGATCAGCACGGGCTGAAGGCGCCGGAGACGATGGATGAATTTTACCAGTTCCTGAAGACGCTCAAAGAAAAAGAACCGGACTCCTACCCGCTTATTTCGAACGGGATTGTAGGCGATACGGGACTGTACACGGTATTCGGCCGGGCGTTCACCGGCATTCAGGGCTTCTTCAACATCGACCCGGCCACCGATAAATATGCCTTTGCGCCGTACCGCGACGGCTATAAAGAGTCGCTGATCTTTTTGAATAAGCTGTATGCGGAAAAGCTGCTTGACCCGGAATATTCCTTGCTGACACAGGCACAGTGGGAGGAGCGCATGCTGAAGGGTAGGTCGTTCGTGACGTATTTCTGGAAAGCGGACCTGGAATCTCTGACGGAGAAGGGACGCAAGGCAAGCACCGCCTCATTCGAACTGGATGCGATTCCGCAGGTCGCCGCAGACGGCATCAAGAACTACCAGTTCTCCCGTCCGGTCATCGGGGCTATGGGGCGCGCGATATCCGCCAAGGTCAAGGATAAGGACAGGGCGGTCCAGTTCCTGGATTATCTCGTCGGCGAGGAAGGCTCGAACTATTTGTCGCTCGGCATTGAAGGCAAGACGTACACGATTGAGAACGGCAAGCCGGTATATATGAAGGAATTCGGCACTTCTCCGTTCAATACGCTGCGCAAGGAGTGGGGCGTATGGTACGACCTGATTACGCTGGACAATGCCAAGTCGCGCGAGGTCTGGGAGCGCGGGTTGAGCGACAAGAGCCAAGAGATCAACAAGAAGTATGAGCCGTACATCGTGCCGGCACCGAAGCAAATCGTGAAGACGGAGGAGGAGTTGGAGCTGGAAAAATCGAAGCTGAACAATCTCAATAAATATTTGGAGCAAAAATTAACGGAGTTCGTCACCGGCAAAACGCCAATCAATGACGAGACGTACCAGCAATTCCTCGATCAGGCGAAGAAGCTCGGCGCCGATGACCTGCTCCATATGTATGATGCCGCGTATACCCGGACATACGGTAAGAAATAAGTTCGCGCCTTGTAAATCGCGGGGACGAAGGAGGAAGCGCTGTGGGAGCAGGAGAAGCATTCAAGGTCATTGACACGGATGTTCACAATGAGCAGGACGATTCGGCCCTGGTGCCGTATTTGCCGGAGCCGTGGAAGTCGAGGGTAGCGTCATCAGGCATCGGGTATGCAGGCTCTGGCTATTATTCGCCGATCGGCGTCATGAAGAAGGACTCGATCCCGCCGGGGGGCGGCAAAGCCGGCTCCGATCCCGGCCTCCTGATCAATCAGTTGATCGAGGGATACAATATCGAGTATGCCATTTTGACGGGCGTCGTCTACAACATCTCGACGACGCATGACCCGGATTATGCGGCGGCCATCTGCTCCGCCTACAATGACTTCCTGATTGCCGAATGGCTGGGCAAGCATCCGGCGTTCAAAGGCGCGATCGCGGTGTCCACGCTGGACCCGCATCTCGCCGCCAAGGAAATCGACCGTGTCGGGGATCATCCCGACATCGTCGAAGTGATTATTTCCAGCGCCGCGCGTTGGCCGCTGGGGCACCGCTTCTATCATCCGATCTACGAAGCGGCCGAACGGCACGGGCTGCCCGTCGCGATTCATCCGGGGGCGGAAGGCGGAGGAAGCTCCACCGCTCCGACGGCAGCCGGGTACCCGGCGAGATACATCGAGTGGCACACCTGTCTCTCCCAAATGTTCATGGCCCACCTGGTCAGCCTCGTATGCGAGGGGGTATTCGTCAAGTTCCCCCAGCTGAAGGTGGTGCTCGTCGAGGGCGGCATTGCCTGGCTTCCGCCCTTGATGTGGCGGCTCGACAAAAATTACAAGGCGCTCCGCTCCACCGTGCCGTGGCTGACGAAGATGCCGAGCCAGTATGTCGCGGAGCATTGCTTCCTGACGACGCAGCCGATCGAGGAGCCGGACAACCCGCAGCATCTGGTTGACCTGTTCAATATGTTCGATGCGGAGAACATGATTCTCTACTCCAGCGATTATCCGCATTGGGATTTCGATGCGCCGGATATGATTCTGCGCAAGCTGAAGCCGGAGGCCCGGCGCAAGATCTTTTACGAGAACGCGAAAAAGCTCTATAACTTACCGTAAACGGAGGCCACTTATTATGGCGGTACATGTTGTGCTGGATGCGGCGGATGTTCCCGAAGGCGGTCATGTCGTCGTTCAAGTGGAAGGGCGCGAAATCGGAATTTTCCGGATCGATGGGGAGTTCTATGCGCTCCATAATTATTGTCCGCATCAAGGGGCGCCGATGTGCGCCGGTCTTGTCTCCGGCACGAATCTTCCATCGGGCGTCTATGAGTACGAATACAGCCGGAAGGGCGAAATCTTGCGCTGTCCGTGGCACGGGTGGGAGTTCGATATCAAGACCGGGAAGTCGCTGTTCAGCGACCGGACGCGGGTGAAGAAGTATGAATTGGAGATTGCGAATGGAAAAATCGGCGTCGTGCTGGGGAAGTAAGCAGGCGTACACGACGTCTCGCTTGGAGCCTGGCGCTCCGGGGCAGTCATTGCCAGACAGCTACAAATGATATAACATATATGTTATATCAAAACAAGTAAGGATGGATTGGAATGGGTTATGACTCTCGTTCACCATTGTATGTTCAGGTACACCGCTACATCGAGGATCGAATTCGTCAAGGCGATTTGAAGCCGAATGACCGGATTCCGACGGAAAAGGAACTGATGGAGCAATTCAAGGTCAGCCGGATCACGGTGGTGAATGCGCTGTCGGCCCTGGTGAAGGAAGGCTGGATATACCGCGTCCCCGGCAGAGGAAGCTTTGTCGCCAGTGAACTGCCGGCCGGGCTGTATGGGGAAGCTTCCGAACCGGCGGCCTTGGCCGTTCCGGCGGTGGGCCCGGGTCAGCCGAATCGGACTGAGCCTGCGCCGGGCCGAACGATCGGCTTTGTGATGCCGACGTTGGAGGATTATTTCGCGATGCGTCTTATCAATGCGATTCAAGATACGCTGCGGGCGCATGGTTATTCGCTGGTTATCGCGTTCAGCGGCGGCTCCAAGGAGCGGGAGGAGCAGCAGATCCGCGATTTTATCGCGATGGGCGTCCGAGGCCTGCTGCTGTTCCCGGCCGATGAAGAGACTTATAATGAAGAAATTCTGTCGTTGAAGGTCAACGGATTTCCGTTTGTGCTTATCGATCGGTATTTACGGGGCGTCGAGACTCATTTTGTCTGCTCGGACAACCGGGCCGGAGCCCGGATGGCGGTCGATCATCTGTGGGAGAACGGCCACCGCCATATTGCGCTCTGCACGAATGCGTATCGGGAATGCGTCAGCGTGCATGATCGGATCTCCGGATATATGAGTGCATTCGAGCAGCATGGCGGCATGATCAATCCGTCGCTCATCGTCACCGGCTTCTCGCTCCCTGCCGGGGAAGAAGCGGATGATTCGGAGCTGGCGCGCCATATGAAGAGCGGGATCGCGAGCGCGTATATCGCGCTGGACGGGAAGCTGGGCCTGCGGATGGTGCAGATGGCGAAGCGGCTCGGCTTGCGGGTGCCTGAAGATATGTCGATTCTCACCTTCGACAATCCGGAGAATGACGAGGGCGAGGAGAGCTTTTTCACTTATATTTATCAAAATGAGATGGAAATCGGGCGGCGGGCAGCGACGATTCTGACCGAGATCATCGAGCGGCAGGAGACAGACACCGAGTACCGCAAAGTCATTCTCGAGCCTAAGCTGATCATCGGCCGTTCGACCGGGCCCTGCCTGCATTCGAACCATACGCACGCCTAAAAAAATCGCCAATCCCGTGAACGGAGATTGGCGAATCTTTTACCATCAATGGCATTCAAGCCGTCTTCATATTTGCACCAAGGTCAGCACGGCGAAGAAATGAGCGACCGATCCGGCAAGCACGAATAAATGCCAGATCATATGATGAAACGGAAATCCCCGCCACACATAAAATACGGTGCCTACGGTATAGAGCAGCCCTCCCGTAACAAGCAGGATTAATCCGGTTCCAGGCATCGCCGCCGACAACGGGTTCCAGGCCCATACGATGAGCCAGCCCATGGCGATATAGAGGATGGTCGACATGAAGAGAAAGCGCTTCGTGAAGAAGGCCTTGAATACGATCCCGGCCACGGCCAGCGTCCAGATGACCGCGAACAGGCTCCACCCCAGCATCTTCGGCAGTGCGATAAGGACAAACGGAGTATACGTTCCGGCGATAAAGACATAGATCGAGGCGTGATCGAACGTCTCGAACAGATCCTTCACTCTGCCTTCGGGGAAGCTGTGCACCAAGGTCGACGACGTATAGAGCAGCAGCATGGAAATGCCGTAAATCGTAAAGCTGACAACGTGGATCGGTTCGCCATACAATGCGGCGAAGACGATAAGCAGGGTCAAAGCGGCAACGCTGAGAATGGCGCCGATGCCGTGGGTAATGGCGTTGGCGATCTCTTCACCCCGCGAATAAGTATGGGTATTGGCCATAGCGAATCTTCCTCTCTGCCCGCTGGTATTCGATACCTTCATTGTATAAGACGATGGGGGCGTCTGCAAATCCTTGCGCACGGCTTTACCTATTTTTTAACGAGCTCAAGACGGATATGTATGTTGTTGCCGGGAACGAAGCGGAGTTCAGGACTCTGGAGAGGAGGACAGAGATGAACAGACTGATGATAGGTACGGCAATCGGCTGTGCCGCGGCGATGGCGCTAATAATCATGTATTCGTACATCGGAGAGTTCGCTTACTTCATTGGAATCGGAGCGATGATCGGAATGATTAGCGTTGTGCTAATGAATCAGCGGGGGGAGGTCAATGCGAAGGAGCGTCAAGCATTGCGGAGGCGGGAGTGGATGGAACGGAACCGGAACCGAGTGGAGCAAGAAGCGGCAGAAAAATAAGGAACAGCGCCCCCGCCCTTCCGGCAGGCCATCCGGCGCTGTTCGGCTTTCTTATTCGGCACAATCTGGGTGTGCGGCTTGCGTGTCCAGGTGTTGCGGACGATGTCGGGGTTGATGCCGCCGGAACGCTCGATTTTGCGGCGTTGGCGTTTGGCTTTGCTCATTGGAGCAGCCTCCTTTACACTATACATAGAATAGGAAGAGCGAAAAAGATCCTCCATACATCAGAGTAGCTCAACTTGAACGGCAATTCAAGCGAAATGGCATTCAGATTCGCAAAAGGAGCGTTAAGCCATGATAATGCGTACACGGAATGGGGAACGGGTTCTTATTCAACAGCATGACCACGGATTTATTTCCGGAGAAGCGGCCAAGCATTTCGATCCTGCCCGCGTCGGGGGAACGGATCGTTGGGAGGAGGTCGTATTGGCTGCCTACGAGCATGATCGCAGTTGGATCGGACTCGATCATACACCGATATGGAACGATGCGGATGCGGAGCCATTTACTTTTATGGATTACCCGATTGTGCCGAAGCTTGCCTTTTATCGCATTGGGCTGGATGAGATCGAACAAATGAATGCGTATGCGGCGCTGCTGTGCAGCCTGCATTTCGTTTCCTTCTTCCGGACGGAGGAGCAGCCCGAGATCATTCAATTTTTGCGGCATGAACGGGCGCGTCAGGCGCGGATTCGCGCGCAGTTGGGCGGTCTTGACGATCAAGCGGTCATGGAGCATTTTCGGCTGCTGCAGTTCTGCGATGATCTCTCCTTATATGTCTGCCTGAATGAGCCCGGGGCAGCCAAGGAAGACGAATTCCCGTGGTACCAGGACGGGTTCGAACGGACAGAGGCGTTCAATCCGGAGACGGGCACCCAGCTTATCGCGGAGTGGGCGAGCGAGACGGAGGTGCGGGTCACGCCCTTCCCATTCATCGCGCCGTTCACGACGAAGCTGCGTTCCAAGGTGGTGCCGGACTCGCTGGTTGAAGCGACAGGCATCGGCAAGGCGTATCGCCAGACTGAATGGAGCGAGCAGACGTTGACTTTTGTGAGGTAAGAGGGAAGTCTCTTAACGGAATGATTGTCTACTTATGAGTATGGCTTGATGATGGGAAGAACCCGCTGCGACGGAAGGACGGCAGGGGGTTCTTTTGTGTTCCGTGTTGTCTGTCTATCATGGGGTAGTCCGTTGACGGTCAGGTGTAAAACTCCACATTAGCATAAAACATTAAGCCAGCCGGGTTGCCAGGTGTTATTGGCGGGGTAGGACCCAAGTAATTTAC
Proteins encoded in this region:
- a CDS encoding GntR family transcriptional regulator is translated as MGYDSRSPLYVQVHRYIEDRIRQGDLKPNDRIPTEKELMEQFKVSRITVVNALSALVKEGWIYRVPGRGSFVASELPAGLYGEASEPAALAVPAVGPGQPNRTEPAPGRTIGFVMPTLEDYFAMRLINAIQDTLRAHGYSLVIAFSGGSKEREEQQIRDFIAMGVRGLLLFPADEETYNEEILSLKVNGFPFVLIDRYLRGVETHFVCSDNRAGARMAVDHLWENGHRHIALCTNAYRECVSVHDRISGYMSAFEQHGGMINPSLIVTGFSLPAGEEADDSELARHMKSGIASAYIALDGKLGLRMVQMAKRLGLRVPEDMSILTFDNPENDEGEESFFTYIYQNEMEIGRRAATILTEIIERQETDTEYRKVILEPKLIIGRSTGPCLHSNHTHA
- a CDS encoding ABC transporter permease, producing the protein MTKKARFWHLVKKHKVLYLLMLPGILYYIIFKYVPMYGIIIAFQDFSIGKGIIGSKFVGLKHFIEFFYVTPDSWKLIRNTIMLNVYDLLFHFPSPIILAILFHELRNKWFKGFVQSVSYMPHFLSTVVIAGILVTFLSPTTGVVNHLLVKVFGMEPIMFLGLPEWFRTIYVGSEIWQKIGWGTILYLAAIAGIDPTLYEAAKMDGANRFQQIRHITLVGMLPVMIILFVLTLGHFMETGFQKILLLYNSMNYETSDVINTFVYRRGILDADFSFATAVGLFQSVIGLILVVTANRIVRKYSETSLW
- the trhA gene encoding PAQR family membrane homeostasis protein TrhA, encoding MANTHTYSRGEEIANAITHGIGAILSVAALTLLIVFAALYGEPIHVVSFTIYGISMLLLYTSSTLVHSFPEGRVKDLFETFDHASIYVFIAGTYTPFVLIALPKMLGWSLFAVIWTLAVAGIVFKAFFTKRFLFMSTILYIAMGWLIVWAWNPLSAAMPGTGLILLVTGGLLYTVGTVFYVWRGFPFHHMIWHLFVLAGSVAHFFAVLTLVQI
- a CDS encoding DUF3891 family protein, yielding MIMRTRNGERVLIQQHDHGFISGEAAKHFDPARVGGTDRWEEVVLAAYEHDRSWIGLDHTPIWNDADAEPFTFMDYPIVPKLAFYRIGLDEIEQMNAYAALLCSLHFVSFFRTEEQPEIIQFLRHERARQARIRAQLGGLDDQAVMEHFRLLQFCDDLSLYVCLNEPGAAKEDEFPWYQDGFERTEAFNPETGTQLIAEWASETEVRVTPFPFIAPFTTKLRSKVVPDSLVEATGIGKAYRQTEWSEQTLTFVR
- a CDS encoding Rieske (2Fe-2S) protein, with protein sequence MAVHVVLDAADVPEGGHVVVQVEGREIGIFRIDGEFYALHNYCPHQGAPMCAGLVSGTNLPSGVYEYEYSRKGEILRCPWHGWEFDIKTGKSLFSDRTRVKKYELEIANGKIGVVLGK
- a CDS encoding carbohydrate ABC transporter permease, which produces MKIRASLGSRIFDAINIMLMILLVMMMMYPMVYVFSASISDNALVASGEVLLFPKQVTLVAYERLITNPDLWISYWNTIRYTVLHVALTLIVTAAMAFPLSKKWLPGRRTILLLAAFTLLFSGGMIPTFLVVQKLGMLDTIWAIVLPSLISTWYLFIMRTFFEALPEELEDAATIDGCNSLQVLLRIVLPLSMPVMVTIGLFTAVNQWNAFFDALIYLNDRSMYPLQIMLRNILIAGTTVQGEGDMNHLETLKYAMIIIATLPILCVYPFIQKYFVQGSMIGGIKG
- a CDS encoding amidohydrolase family protein, giving the protein MGAGEAFKVIDTDVHNEQDDSALVPYLPEPWKSRVASSGIGYAGSGYYSPIGVMKKDSIPPGGGKAGSDPGLLINQLIEGYNIEYAILTGVVYNISTTHDPDYAAAICSAYNDFLIAEWLGKHPAFKGAIAVSTLDPHLAAKEIDRVGDHPDIVEVIISSAARWPLGHRFYHPIYEAAERHGLPVAIHPGAEGGGSSTAPTAAGYPARYIEWHTCLSQMFMAHLVSLVCEGVFVKFPQLKVVLVEGGIAWLPPLMWRLDKNYKALRSTVPWLTKMPSQYVAEHCFLTTQPIEEPDNPQHLVDLFNMFDAENMILYSSDYPHWDFDAPDMILRKLKPEARRKIFYENAKKLYNLP
- a CDS encoding extracellular solute-binding protein → MKKRSFAMMLAAALLVIVAAAGCSTKDKGASPGESGGSDGKSPIQFSWLAYDRVEGKVRQDWEIFKEIEAKTGVSVDFQIVSQEGLIEKRQIMIATNSVTDFIQVTTQEGRDHGPDNIFLNLKDYLDQAPNLKAFYEKYPEAAAVATGADGGIYTVPVIEGDAEGKGFNFIWYARKDVMDQHGLKAPETMDEFYQFLKTLKEKEPDSYPLISNGIVGDTGLYTVFGRAFTGIQGFFNIDPATDKYAFAPYRDGYKESLIFLNKLYAEKLLDPEYSLLTQAQWEERMLKGRSFVTYFWKADLESLTEKGRKASTASFELDAIPQVAADGIKNYQFSRPVIGAMGRAISAKVKDKDRAVQFLDYLVGEEGSNYLSLGIEGKTYTIENGKPVYMKEFGTSPFNTLRKEWGVWYDLITLDNAKSREVWERGLSDKSQEINKKYEPYIVPAPKQIVKTEEELELEKSKLNNLNKYLEQKLTEFVTGKTPINDETYQQFLDQAKKLGADDLLHMYDAAYTRTYGKK
- a CDS encoding helix-turn-helix domain-containing protein — encoded protein: MNPIRKPRSFQIALFWRHFANYFVIILIPVIVACLLAHFLIVSLIEKDAQKLNNVVLSHFSEQTDTALNALKTNMINMLSTSNIRSLLKEAEDDSWDSQRRMELIHSLREQLIKLQSDELVTRAYLYFVHHDLVIDADTYTDKAYYFDFRYPMNEAEKTAYLAQFTNKKMMEFTIPGSRNGSNSSNGSNGNNGNNGNNGNNGNNGNNGNNGNNGNNSSNSNNGNNGSNGSNSSNSSLSALMSYPFNTPLPDVYLVVDVNRDKLKDLIHIRENWVAGTAILGSGGDILSQNGLVTDGIRHLPMPSTAGTSHFLIAEDKAISLVKSRFDDSSYYLSLVDLPTLMKPAHMTRLISWIFLAFFAVVGSFVSYYFSRRIYQPIAEIKEGLKSHRATESLQLGEGNDYDVIKRYSRLIISENKELSQRVSGMLPIVQEYFVTKIVQGEYRDALSIETYATEIDFPYAKKAARTVLVIALHFDPGVYGPLSETSKSFLMAELKERMMQLVPSTTWICQMKPDLLACVIHKDPLLNLSPEEDANIIKVALQLYASYFKATIGIGSTVHGMEELHLSYEHAVSMLQRRGLYADVEICSGQSSWDAPPFDTFLSVQEVNRILNQYKTREYDRLLQSAYELVEEGVCQHATASQIKFLCTDILNTWVRAVETERKDFNVPFYAGWFERVNACMTVEEVKRCFREFHGLLFESARPDERSRKLNDILAYIHDHYDEELSIEQFATTMNMSAGHFSRIFKEEVGEKYVEYIAKHRLAKAKELLLQTDLKIDDIAAKVGYWGRNSFIRVFRKYEGITPAKYRALHQ